A genomic stretch from Leishmania infantum JPCM5 genome chromosome 23 includes:
- the CRN12 gene encoding coronin, with translation MSVSRFRHSTGHVAKPQRHLLNVTSSTALWDGSNTISCNDKFIAVPWQTFGGTAVFKHDTFGRLAPNPPLVLGQKGQIIDVKFDPFNNHKLFTASEDGSIFGWGIPAEGLQSNISSPLVELKGHNKKCGIISFHPSANGVLASAGVDRVINVWDVERGTAVNTISNLSDYATGLEWNLRGSLFCIASRDKTLRVIDPRDCTVVSSVESHASARSQRCIWCKRKDTIMTLGCSKSQQRQIKLWDTRKMERPYSVTELDQSSAAFIPVYDEDLNLLILGSKGENNVKCFELMNEGLTFSYEVNSNDPMKGLCMMPKWSLDVRKCEFSRLYQLTYHSLFTIEMLLPRKQSCTEFQGDVFPSTFADHSAISAGEFFSGASADPREYDLSGLFDGHSPRLMGGSTPSPAKIPVAAQAAKPLKEAPKGETAAGREKSSVSVPASSEATSAQGDNGPAKHADPCADMTQREIFDKQRRLQELSEKVRTCHQEISALRKALQEKEAEMLQVLEDIQSI, from the coding sequence ATGTCTGTCTCGCGATTTCGCCACTCCACAGGGCACGTGGCAAAGCCTCAGCGCCACCTTCTAAACGTGACATCGTCCACCGCCTTATGGGACGGTAGCAACACCATTTCATGCAACGATAAATTCATTGCGGTGCCGTGGCAAACCTTTGGCGGGACTGCAGTTTTCAAGCATGATACCTTCGGCCGACTTGCGCCAAACCCTCCCCTTGTACTTGGTCAAAAGGGCCAAATTATCGACGTCAAGTTTGACCCTTTTAACAACCATAAGCTGTTCACCGCCAGCGAGGATGGCAGCATCTTTGGCTGGGGTATCCCAGCAGAGGGGCTTCAATCCAACATATCATCGCCACTAGTGGAGCTGAAAGGACACAACAAAAAGTGTGGTATCATCTCATTTCACCCCAGTGCAAATGGTGTTTTGGCCTCAGCAGGTGTTGACCGTGTCATCAACGTGTGGGATGTGGAGAGAGGCACCGCTGTTAACACCATCAGCAACCTTTCCGACTACGCCACTGGACTAGAGTGGAATCTACGAGGGTCTCTTTTCTGCATAGCCTCTCGCGACAAAACGCTTCGAGTAATCGATCCTCGTGACTGCACAGTGGTGTCATCGGTGGAAAGCCACGCCAGTGCCCGCTCACAGCGGTGCATCTGGTGTAAGCGAAAGGACACAATCATGACACTCGGCTGCAGCAAGAGCCAGCAGCGTCAAATAAAGCTGTGGGATACGCGGAAAATGGAAAGGCCCTACTCAGTCACTGAACTCGACCAGTCGAGCGCCGCATTCATACCAGTGTATGACGAGGATTTGAATCTGCTAATCCTCGGCAGCAAGGGCGAAAACAACGTGAAGTGTTTTGAGTTGATGAATGAAGGCCTCACATTCAGTTATGAGGTGAACTCGAACGATCCTATGAAGGGTCTGTGCATGATGCCGAAGTGGTCACTGGACGTCAGGAAGTGTGAATTCAGCCGTCTGTACCAGCTGACATATCACAGTCTTTTTACAATCGAGATGCTGCTTCCTCGGAAGCAATCTTGCACTGAGTTTCAAGGGGATGTGTTCCCTTCCACATTTGCAGACCACTCTGCAATCTCTGCAGGTGAGTTCTTCAGCGGTGCTAGCGCCGATCCTCGTGAATACGACTTGTCTGGCTTGTTTGATGGTCACTCACCGCGCCTGATGGGAGGAAGCACACCTTCCCCAGCGAAGATTCCTGTggcagcgcaagcagcaAAGCCACTGAAGGAGGCGCCGAAGGGCGAGACGGCCGCAGGGCGCGAGAAATCCAGCGTCTCTGTCCCGGCGTCATCCGAAGCTACTTCAGCCCAAGGTGATAACGGGCCTGCAAAGCACGCGGATCCATGCGCCGACATGACGCAGCGAGAGATTTTCGATAAACAGAGGCGCCTCCAAGAGCTATCTGAAAAAGTACGCACTTGCCACCAGGAGATTTCAGCTCTTCGAAAAGCACTTCAAGAAAAAGAGGCAGAGATGCTGCAAGTGCTAGAGGATATCCAGTCGATATAA